The following proteins come from a genomic window of Pseudomonas putida:
- a CDS encoding DNA polymerase III subunit gamma/tau, giving the protein MSYQVLARKWRPRSFREMVGQTHVLKALINALDNQRLHHAYLFTGTRGVGKTTIARIIAKCLNCETGITSTPCGTCSVCREIDEGRFVDLIEIDAASRTKVEDTRELLDNVQYAPSRGRFKVYLIDEVHMLSTHSFNALLKTLEEPPPYVKFILATTDPQKLPATILSRCLQFSLKNMSPERVVEHLSHVLAAENVPFEEDALWLLGRAADGSMRDAMSLTDQAIAFGEGKVLAADVRAMLGSLDHGQVYGVLQALLEGDARALLEAVRNLAEQGPDWSGVLAEMLNVLHRVAIAQALPEAVDNGQGDRERVLALASALPAEDVQFYYQMGLIGRRDLPLAPDPRGGFEMVLLRMLAFRPADTDDAPKPVLKPAGISQATADPAGQVAAAAPVALSSPVAAVPAEPVAQAPQLEVPAPATADHEPEAEADVELKAEAEAISVPEPVAEVVDLPWEEPAVAPAPLAAEPAPEPAPAPEPVAPVAPPQAAPAHDEPPFDPSAYAAVGMDRDDEPPLDEDYYGGESDPAGFSYLDELAEHVQEDVSKPAAEPLPAAKPATGLALQWLELFPQLPVSGMTGNIAANCTLIAADGDDWLLHLDPGQGALFNATQQRRLNEALNQHLGRTLNLRIELILPEQETPAQAAARKRAERQQDAVASIEQDPLIQQMIKLFGAKVRQDTIEPVEALVSQGQ; this is encoded by the coding sequence ATGAGTTATCAGGTTCTTGCACGAAAATGGCGTCCGCGCTCGTTCCGCGAAATGGTCGGCCAGACCCATGTGCTCAAGGCCTTGATCAATGCCTTGGACAACCAGCGCCTGCACCATGCCTACCTGTTCACCGGTACCCGCGGCGTGGGCAAGACGACCATCGCCCGTATTATCGCAAAGTGCCTGAACTGTGAAACCGGCATCACCTCCACGCCCTGTGGCACCTGTTCGGTGTGCCGTGAGATCGACGAAGGCCGTTTCGTCGACCTGATCGAGATCGACGCCGCCAGCCGTACCAAGGTAGAGGACACTCGCGAACTGCTCGATAACGTGCAGTACGCCCCCAGCCGTGGGCGCTTCAAGGTCTACCTGATCGACGAAGTGCACATGCTCTCGACCCACTCGTTCAACGCCTTGCTCAAGACGCTGGAAGAGCCGCCGCCCTACGTCAAGTTCATCCTCGCCACCACCGACCCGCAGAAGCTGCCGGCCACCATCCTGTCGCGCTGCCTGCAGTTCTCGTTGAAGAACATGAGCCCGGAGCGGGTGGTGGAGCACCTCAGTCACGTACTGGCCGCCGAGAACGTGCCGTTCGAGGAAGATGCCCTGTGGCTGCTGGGCCGTGCGGCCGATGGCTCCATGCGTGATGCCATGAGTCTGACCGACCAGGCCATCGCCTTTGGTGAAGGCAAGGTACTGGCCGCCGATGTGCGTGCCATGTTGGGTAGCCTCGACCATGGCCAGGTGTATGGCGTCTTGCAGGCACTGCTCGAAGGCGATGCCAGGGCTTTGCTGGAGGCCGTGCGTAACCTGGCCGAGCAAGGGCCGGACTGGTCGGGTGTTCTGGCCGAAATGCTCAATGTGCTGCACCGTGTAGCCATTGCCCAGGCGCTGCCCGAAGCGGTAGACAACGGCCAGGGTGATCGCGAGCGGGTATTGGCGCTGGCATCGGCGCTGCCGGCCGAGGATGTGCAGTTCTATTATCAGATGGGCCTGATTGGCCGTCGTGACCTGCCCCTTGCGCCGGACCCGCGCGGTGGCTTCGAGATGGTGCTGCTGCGCATGCTGGCGTTCCGCCCGGCAGACACGGACGACGCGCCGAAGCCGGTGCTAAAGCCAGCGGGGATCAGCCAGGCCACAGCTGATCCTGCAGGGCAGGTGGCAGCCGCGGCGCCGGTCGCGCTTTCATCGCCTGTTGCGGCTGTGCCGGCGGAGCCTGTAGCGCAAGCCCCGCAGCTGGAGGTGCCTGCACCCGCGACGGCTGATCATGAACCGGAGGCCGAGGCAGATGTTGAGCTGAAGGCCGAAGCCGAGGCCATCTCCGTACCTGAGCCTGTTGCCGAAGTGGTCGACCTGCCGTGGGAAGAGCCTGCCGTTGCACCCGCGCCGTTAGCGGCCGAACCCGCGCCTGAACCGGCACCTGCGCCCGAGCCTGTTGCCCCGGTGGCGCCCCCACAGGCCGCCCCGGCACACGACGAGCCGCCTTTCGACCCGTCTGCCTACGCTGCCGTGGGGATGGACCGGGACGATGAGCCACCGTTGGACGAAGACTATTACGGCGGCGAAAGCGATCCGGCAGGTTTCAGCTACCTGGACGAGTTGGCCGAACATGTTCAGGAAGACGTGTCCAAACCGGCTGCCGAACCGTTGCCGGCAGCCAAACCGGCCACCGGCCTGGCCTTGCAATGGCTGGAATTATTCCCACAGTTGCCTGTGTCAGGGATGACAGGCAACATCGCGGCAAACTGTACACTGATTGCCGCCGATGGCGACGACTGGCTGCTGCATCTGGACCCGGGCCAGGGGGCACTGTTCAACGCGACCCAGCAGCGGCGCCTGAACGAAGCGCTCAACCAGCACCTGGGGCGCACGCTGAACCTGCGGATCGAGCTGATCCTGCCCGAGCAGGAAACCCCGGCTCAGGCCGCAGCGCGCAAGCGTGCCGAGCGCCAGCAGGATGCAGTTGCTTCGATCGAGCAGGATCCGTTGATCCAGCAGATGATCAAGTTGTTCGGCGCCAAGGTGCGGCAGGATACTATTGAGCCTGTAGAAGCCCTGGTCAGCCAGGGCCAGTAA
- a CDS encoding YbaB/EbfC family nucleoid-associated protein translates to MMKGGMAGLMKQAQQMQEKMQKMQEELANAEVTGQSGGGLVSVVMTGRHDVKRVSIDQSLMSTDEDDKEVLEDLIAAALNDAVRKVEQSSQEKMGGMTAGMQLPPGFKMPF, encoded by the coding sequence ATGATGAAAGGTGGCATGGCCGGCCTGATGAAGCAGGCCCAGCAGATGCAGGAAAAAATGCAGAAGATGCAGGAAGAACTGGCCAACGCCGAAGTCACCGGTCAGTCCGGTGGCGGGCTGGTGAGCGTGGTGATGACCGGTCGTCACGACGTCAAGCGCGTCAGCATCGACCAGAGCCTGATGTCGACTGATGAAGATGACAAGGAAGTACTGGAAGACCTCATTGCCGCTGCGCTGAACGACGCAGTGCGCAAGGTTGAGCAAAGCAGCCAGGAAAAGATGGGCGGCATGACCGCCGGCATGCAGCTGCCGCCAGGCTTCAAGATGCCGTTCTAA
- the recR gene encoding recombination protein RecR, producing the protein MSFSPLIRQLIDGLRILPGVGQKTAQRMALQLLERDRSGGLRLAQALTQAMDGVGHCRQCRTLTEQELCPQCADPRRDDTQLCVVEGPTDVYAVEQTGYRGRYFVLKGHLSPLDGLGPEAIGIPQLMARIEEQGTFTEVILATNPTVEGEATAHYIAQLLSEKGLVASRIAHGVPLGGELEMVDGGTLAHAFAGRRPISL; encoded by the coding sequence ATGAGCTTCAGCCCCCTCATCCGCCAACTGATCGACGGCCTGCGCATCTTGCCAGGTGTCGGTCAGAAAACCGCCCAGCGCATGGCCCTGCAACTGCTCGAGCGCGACCGCAGCGGTGGGCTGCGCCTGGCTCAGGCCTTGACCCAGGCCATGGATGGGGTGGGCCACTGCCGTCAGTGTCGCACCCTCACCGAGCAGGAGCTGTGCCCGCAGTGCGCCGACCCGCGCCGTGACGACACCCAGCTGTGCGTGGTCGAGGGGCCGACCGATGTGTATGCGGTGGAGCAGACGGGCTACCGTGGCCGTTACTTCGTGCTCAAGGGGCACCTGTCGCCGCTGGATGGCCTGGGGCCTGAGGCGATCGGTATTCCGCAGCTGATGGCGCGGATCGAAGAGCAGGGCACCTTTACCGAGGTGATCCTGGCGACCAACCCGACGGTGGAAGGCGAAGCGACGGCGCATTACATTGCCCAGTTGCTGAGCGAGAAAGGGCTGGTAGCGTCGCGGATTGCCCATGGTGTGCCCCTGGGCGGTGAGCTGGAGATGGTGGACGGCGGTACCCTGGCCCATGCCTTTGCAGGGCGCCGGCCCATTTCGCTCTGA
- a CDS encoding adenine phosphoribosyltransferase, which translates to MHSDAFDLKALIRPVVDFPKPGVIFRDITPLFQSPRGLRYVADQFIERYVEAEFSHIGAMDARGFLIGSIIAHQLNKPLILFRKQGKLPADVLSEGYQTEYGEAFLEVHADSLCEGDSVLIFDDLIATGGTLLAAANLVRRTGAQVFEAAAIIDLPELDGSRRLQAAGVPTFCLTEFSLSEY; encoded by the coding sequence ATGCACAGCGACGCCTTCGACCTCAAAGCCCTGATCCGCCCGGTAGTGGACTTCCCAAAACCGGGTGTGATCTTCCGCGACATTACCCCGTTATTCCAGTCGCCACGCGGGCTGCGCTATGTGGCCGACCAGTTCATCGAGCGCTATGTCGAGGCTGAATTCAGCCACATCGGCGCCATGGACGCGCGGGGCTTCCTGATCGGCTCGATCATCGCCCACCAGCTGAACAAGCCGCTGATCCTGTTCCGCAAGCAGGGCAAGCTGCCGGCCGACGTGCTGAGCGAGGGTTACCAGACCGAGTACGGCGAGGCCTTCCTGGAAGTGCATGCCGACAGCCTGTGCGAAGGCGATTCGGTGTTGATCTTCGATGACTTGATAGCAACTGGCGGGACCCTGCTGGCGGCGGCCAACCTGGTGCGTCGTACCGGGGCGCAGGTGTTCGAGGCGGCGGCGATCATCGACCTGCCGGAACTGGACGGCTCGCGTCGGTTGCAGGCGGCCGGGGTGCCTACCTTCTGCCTGACCGAGTTTTCCCTCAGCGAGTACTGA
- the fnr gene encoding fumarate/nitrate reduction transcriptional regulator Fnr, whose product MSEPVKLRPHNQAHCKDCSLAPLCLPLSLNLEDMDALDEIVKRGRPLKKGEFLFRQGDSFGSVYAVRSGALKTFSLSDSGEEQITGFHLPSELVGLSGMDTEAYPVSAQAQETTSVCEIPFERLDELSVQLPQLRRQLMRVMSREIRDDQQMMLLLSKKTADERIATFLVNLSARFRARGYSANQFRLSMSRNEIGNYLGLAVETVSRVFTRFQQNGLLRAEGKEVHILDPIQLCALAGGAIEA is encoded by the coding sequence ATGTCCGAGCCAGTCAAACTGCGCCCACACAACCAGGCCCATTGCAAGGATTGCAGCCTGGCCCCCCTGTGCCTGCCTCTTTCGCTGAACCTGGAAGACATGGACGCACTGGATGAAATCGTCAAACGCGGGCGACCGCTCAAGAAAGGCGAGTTTCTGTTCCGCCAGGGTGACAGTTTTGGCTCGGTCTACGCAGTACGTTCCGGGGCCCTGAAAACCTTCAGCCTCAGCGACAGCGGCGAAGAGCAGATCACGGGCTTCCACCTGCCCAGCGAACTGGTCGGCCTGTCGGGCATGGATACCGAGGCCTACCCGGTATCGGCCCAGGCCCAGGAAACCACTTCGGTGTGTGAAATCCCCTTCGAGCGGCTTGACGAGCTTTCGGTGCAACTGCCGCAGCTGCGTCGCCAGCTGATGCGGGTAATGAGCCGCGAAATCCGCGACGACCAGCAAATGATGTTGCTGCTGTCGAAAAAGACCGCCGACGAGCGCATTGCCACCTTCCTGGTCAACCTGTCGGCGCGCTTCCGCGCCCGCGGCTATTCGGCCAATCAGTTCCGCCTGAGCATGTCGCGCAACGAAATCGGCAACTACCTTGGCCTGGCCGTAGAAACCGTGTCGCGGGTGTTCACCCGCTTCCAGCAGAACGGCCTGCTGCGCGCCGAGGGCAAGGAAGTGCACATTCTCGACCCGATCCAGCTGTGCGCGCTGGCCGGTGGTGCAATCGAGGCCTGA
- the hemN gene encoding oxygen-independent coproporphyrinogen III oxidase codes for MLDELRWDTDLIRRYDLAGPRYTSYPTAVQLHSEVGSFDLLNALRESRRAVRPLSLYVHVPFCANICYYCACNKVITKDRARAAPYLQRLEQEIQLIACHLDPKQRVEQLHFGGGTPTFLSHVELRQLMATLRQHFHLLDDDSGDYGIEIDPREADWSTMGLLRELGFNRVSLGVQDLDPAVQRAINRLQSLEQTRTLIEAARTLQFRSVNLDLIYGLPKQTPEGFARTVEEVIRLQPDRLSVFNYAHLPERFMPQRRIDSNDLPSAAAKLEMLHATIDQLTAAGYRYIGMDHFALPDDELAIAQEEGTLQRNFQGYTTHGHCDLIGLGVSAISQIGDLYCQNSSDLSTYQDSLSNAQLATQRGLLCNHDDRIRRAVIQQLICHFELDFEPIEQAFTLDFRGYFNDLWPELLTLQRDGLISLDDKGIRILPAGRLLARSVCMVFDAYLAMHNRQRFSRVI; via the coding sequence ATGCTCGACGAACTACGTTGGGATACCGACCTGATCCGCCGCTACGATCTCGCCGGGCCACGCTACACCTCTTACCCAACCGCCGTGCAACTGCACAGCGAGGTGGGTTCGTTCGACCTGCTCAACGCCCTGCGCGAGAGCCGACGGGCCGTGCGCCCGCTGTCGCTGTACGTGCATGTGCCGTTCTGCGCCAACATCTGCTACTACTGCGCCTGCAACAAGGTCATCACCAAGGACCGCGCGCGCGCCGCGCCCTACCTGCAGCGCCTGGAGCAGGAAATCCAGTTGATCGCCTGCCACCTGGACCCTAAACAACGTGTTGAACAGCTGCATTTTGGCGGAGGCACACCAACCTTCCTCAGCCATGTGGAACTGCGCCAACTGATGGCCACCCTGCGCCAGCACTTCCACCTGCTGGACGACGATTCCGGCGACTACGGCATCGAGATCGACCCTCGCGAAGCCGACTGGTCGACCATGGGCCTGCTTCGCGAACTGGGCTTCAACCGCGTCAGCCTGGGTGTGCAGGACCTTGACCCGGCCGTACAACGGGCGATCAACCGCCTGCAGAGCCTGGAGCAGACCCGCACCCTGATCGAGGCTGCCCGCACGCTACAGTTTCGCTCGGTCAACCTCGACCTGATCTACGGCCTGCCCAAGCAAACCCCGGAAGGCTTCGCCCGCACCGTCGAAGAGGTGATCCGCCTGCAGCCCGACCGCCTGTCGGTGTTCAACTATGCCCACCTTCCAGAGCGTTTCATGCCGCAACGGCGCATCGACAGCAACGACCTGCCCAGCGCCGCCGCCAAGTTGGAGATGCTGCACGCCACCATCGACCAACTGACCGCCGCCGGTTACCGCTACATCGGCATGGACCACTTCGCCCTGCCCGACGACGAACTGGCCATTGCCCAGGAAGAAGGCACCTTGCAGCGCAACTTCCAGGGCTACACCACCCACGGGCACTGCGACCTGATTGGCCTGGGCGTGTCGGCGATCAGCCAGATCGGCGACCTGTACTGCCAGAACAGCAGTGACCTCAGCACCTACCAGGACAGCCTGTCCAACGCCCAGCTGGCCACCCAGCGCGGCTTGCTGTGCAACCACGACGACCGTATACGCCGGGCGGTGATCCAGCAGCTGATCTGCCATTTCGAGCTGGATTTCGAACCCATCGAACAGGCCTTCACCCTTGATTTTCGCGGTTACTTCAACGACCTCTGGCCCGAGCTGCTGACCTTGCAGCGCGACGGCCTGATCAGCCTGGACGACAAGGGTATTCGCATCCTGCCGGCCGGCCGGCTGCTGGCGCGCTCGGTATGCATGGTGTTCGACGCGTATCTGGCAATGCACAACCGCCAGCGTTTCTCGCGAGTGATCTGA
- a CDS encoding sulfite exporter TauE/SafE family protein: MPDLLPLLGSALVLGLLGGGHCLGMCGGLMGALTLAIPPEQRGKRLRLLLAYNLGRIFSYACAGLLLGLAGWAVASSPAALALRVAAALLLIAMGLYLAGWWSGLTRIEALGRGLWRHIQPLASRLLPVSSLPRALLLGALWGWLPCGLVYSTLLWAASQGNAGYSAVLMLAFGVGTWPVLLATGLAAERVNALLRRRSVRVAGGVLVMLFGVWTLPGPHQHWLMGH, encoded by the coding sequence GTGCCTGACCTGCTTCCGCTGCTGGGCTCGGCACTGGTCCTTGGCCTGCTGGGTGGCGGTCACTGCCTGGGCATGTGCGGTGGCCTGATGGGCGCACTGACCTTGGCCATCCCCCCCGAACAACGCGGCAAGCGTCTGCGCCTGTTGCTGGCGTATAACCTGGGGCGCATTTTCAGCTATGCCTGCGCCGGCCTGTTGCTGGGCCTGGCAGGCTGGGCCGTGGCCAGCAGCCCGGCAGCGCTGGCGCTGCGGGTGGCTGCGGCGCTGCTGCTGATTGCCATGGGCCTGTACCTGGCCGGCTGGTGGAGCGGGCTGACCCGTATCGAGGCACTTGGCCGCGGGTTGTGGCGGCATATTCAGCCGCTGGCGTCGCGCTTGCTGCCAGTGTCCAGCCTGCCCCGGGCGTTGCTGCTGGGCGCCTTGTGGGGCTGGCTGCCGTGCGGTTTGGTTTACAGCACCCTGCTGTGGGCGGCCAGCCAGGGCAACGCCGGGTACAGCGCGGTGTTGATGCTCGCGTTCGGGGTGGGCACCTGGCCGGTGTTGCTGGCAACCGGGCTGGCTGCCGAACGGGTAAACGCCCTGTTGCGGCGACGCAGCGTGCGCGTGGCGGGCGGTGTGCTGGTGATGCTATTCGGTGTCTGGACCCTGCCGGGCCCACACCAGCACTGGCTGATGGGGCATTGA
- the ccoS gene encoding cbb3-type cytochrome oxidase assembly protein CcoS, translating into MPALYVMIPAALLLVGVAVYIFFWAVDSGQYDDLEGPAHSILFDDQDPRHQAAVKPDDAPADTDKEPPPRA; encoded by the coding sequence ATGCCCGCCCTCTATGTCATGATTCCGGCAGCCCTGCTGCTGGTCGGCGTGGCCGTGTACATCTTCTTCTGGGCGGTAGACAGCGGCCAGTACGACGACCTTGAAGGCCCCGCCCACAGCATCCTGTTCGACGATCAGGACCCGCGCCACCAGGCGGCCGTGAAGCCTGACGACGCCCCGGCCGACACCGACAAGGAACCACCTCCCCGTGCCTGA
- the cadA gene encoding cadmium-translocating P-type ATPase — protein sequence MPVPAGSRFTAVVLGQPRQFCCPGCQAVAESIVAGGLEHYYQHRSDASANPEALPRQLQDELALYDRSDVQQTFVRHQGELAETTLLVEGISCAACGWLIEKHLRNLPGVAEARLNLSNHRLLLNWDDQQLPLSRLLAELRQIGYAAHPYQPDKATEQLARENRSALRRLGVAGLLWFQAMMATMATWPEFNIDLSPELHTILRWVALFLTIPIVFYSCAPFFKGAARDLRTRHLTMDVSVSLAIGLAFGAGIWTAITGSGELYFDTVGMFALFLLTGRYLERRARERTAAATAQLVNLLPASCLRLDAFGRSERILLGELHCGDTVQVLPGAVIPADGRIVEGRSSVDESLLTGEYLPQPRQVGERVTGGTLNVESTLNVEVEALGHDSRLSAIVRLLERAQTEKPRLAEIADRASQWFLLFSLLAAVAIGLWWWHLDPTRAFWIVLAMLVATCPCALSLATPTALTAATGTLHKLGLLVTRGHVLEGLNQIDTVIFDKTGTLTEGRLALRSIRPLGSQAADRCLALAAALENRSEHPIARAFGRTATPADDVQTIPGLGLEGLVDGQRLRIGQATFVCALSGAQIPAVPEPRGQWLLLGDRQGPLAWFGLDDRLRDDAPALLAACKARGWRTLLLSGDSSPMVAEVAAQLGIDQAIGGLRPDDKLDRLKALQAQGRKVLMLGDGVNDVPVLAAADISIAMGSATDLAKTSADAVLLSNRLQALVQAFDLARRTRRNILENLLWATLYNGLMLPFAALGWITPVWAAIGMSVSSLIVVLNALRLTRMPVASGPLPHEAPLPGRKSPCPPSMS from the coding sequence CTGCCCGTCCCCGCCGGCAGCCGCTTCACCGCCGTGGTCCTCGGCCAGCCCCGGCAGTTCTGCTGCCCAGGTTGCCAGGCGGTGGCCGAGTCGATCGTCGCTGGAGGCCTGGAGCACTACTACCAGCACCGCAGTGACGCTAGCGCCAACCCCGAAGCCCTGCCCAGGCAGTTGCAGGACGAGCTGGCCCTTTACGACCGCAGTGACGTGCAACAAACCTTCGTCCGCCACCAGGGCGAGCTGGCCGAAACCACCCTGCTGGTCGAAGGCATCAGTTGCGCTGCCTGCGGGTGGCTGATCGAAAAGCACTTGCGCAACCTGCCCGGTGTCGCCGAAGCGCGCCTGAACCTGTCCAATCACCGCCTGTTGCTGAACTGGGATGACCAGCAGCTACCGCTGTCGCGCCTGCTCGCCGAGCTGCGACAGATCGGCTACGCCGCCCACCCCTATCAGCCCGACAAGGCCACCGAGCAGCTGGCCCGGGAAAACCGTAGCGCCTTGCGCCGCCTGGGCGTGGCCGGGCTGCTGTGGTTCCAGGCAATGATGGCAACCATGGCAACCTGGCCGGAGTTCAACATCGACCTGTCGCCCGAACTGCACACCATTCTGCGCTGGGTTGCGCTGTTCCTCACCATCCCCATCGTGTTCTACAGCTGCGCGCCATTCTTCAAAGGCGCGGCACGCGACCTGCGCACCCGCCACCTGACCATGGACGTTTCAGTGTCGCTGGCCATTGGCCTTGCCTTCGGTGCTGGCATCTGGACGGCCATCACGGGCAGCGGCGAGCTGTATTTCGACACCGTGGGCATGTTCGCCCTGTTTCTCCTCACCGGCCGCTACCTGGAACGCCGAGCCCGAGAACGCACGGCTGCGGCCACTGCGCAGCTGGTCAACCTGCTGCCGGCCTCGTGCCTGCGCCTGGACGCCTTCGGCCGCAGCGAGCGCATCCTCCTTGGCGAACTGCACTGCGGTGACACCGTGCAAGTGCTGCCAGGCGCAGTAATCCCGGCCGACGGGCGTATCGTAGAAGGCCGCTCCAGCGTCGACGAATCACTGCTGACCGGCGAATACCTGCCACAGCCCCGCCAAGTAGGCGAACGGGTCACCGGCGGCACGTTGAACGTCGAAAGCACCCTTAACGTGGAAGTCGAAGCCCTCGGTCACGATTCACGGTTATCGGCCATCGTCCGCCTGCTGGAGCGCGCCCAGACCGAAAAACCGCGCCTGGCGGAAATTGCCGACCGCGCCTCGCAGTGGTTCCTGCTGTTTTCGCTGCTGGCCGCCGTTGCCATCGGCCTGTGGTGGTGGCACCTGGACCCGACGCGGGCGTTCTGGATCGTGCTGGCGATGCTGGTGGCAACCTGCCCCTGTGCGCTGTCGCTGGCCACGCCAACTGCGCTTACGGCCGCCACCGGCACCTTGCACAAGCTCGGCCTGCTGGTGACCCGCGGCCATGTGCTGGAAGGCCTGAACCAGATCGACACAGTAATCTTCGACAAGACCGGCACACTGACCGAGGGCCGCCTGGCCTTGCGCAGCATTCGCCCGCTCGGCAGCCAGGCAGCCGACCGCTGCCTGGCCCTTGCCGCCGCGCTGGAAAACCGCTCCGAGCACCCCATCGCCCGCGCCTTCGGTCGTACCGCCACGCCTGCCGATGATGTGCAGACCATACCTGGCCTCGGCCTGGAAGGGCTGGTGGACGGGCAGCGCCTGCGCATTGGCCAGGCCACCTTCGTCTGCGCCTTGAGCGGCGCGCAAATCCCCGCCGTGCCAGAGCCGCGCGGCCAATGGCTGCTGCTGGGCGACCGCCAGGGGCCATTGGCCTGGTTTGGCCTGGACGACCGTCTGCGCGACGATGCCCCGGCCCTGCTCGCTGCCTGCAAGGCACGTGGCTGGCGCACGCTGCTGCTATCGGGCGACAGCTCGCCAATGGTTGCCGAAGTGGCCGCACAACTGGGCATCGACCAGGCCATTGGCGGCCTGCGGCCAGACGACAAGCTTGACCGGCTGAAAGCCCTGCAGGCACAGGGGCGCAAAGTGCTGATGCTCGGCGACGGTGTCAACGATGTGCCGGTGCTGGCCGCCGCCGACATCAGCATCGCGATGGGTAGCGCCACCGACCTTGCCAAGACCAGCGCCGATGCCGTACTGCTGTCCAACCGCCTGCAGGCGCTGGTGCAGGCCTTCGACCTGGCCCGTCGAACGCGGCGCAACATCCTCGAGAACCTGCTGTGGGCGACCCTGTATAATGGCCTGATGTTGCCGTTTGCCGCGCTCGGCTGGATCACGCCGGTGTGGGCCGCCATCGGCATGTCGGTCAGCTCGCTGATCGTGGTGCTCAATGCCCTGCGCCTGACCCGTATGCCCGTGGCCTCTGGCCCGCTGCCCCACGAAGCCCCTTTACCCGGGAGGAAGTCGCCATGCCCGCCCTCTATGTCATGA
- the ccoG gene encoding cytochrome c oxidase accessory protein CcoG gives MSKQIPVHDVTPPASKGKDSVDLYASREKIYTRAFTGLFRRLRMVGGAALFLLYFGTVWLNWGGHQAVWWNLPERKFYIFGATIWPQDFILLSGILIVAAFGLFFITVFAGRVWCGYTCPQSVWTWIFMWCEKVTEGDRNQRMKLDKAPMSGNKFLRKFAKHSLWLLIGFVTGMTFVGYFSPIRELVIEFFTGQADGWAYFWVGFFTLATYGNAGWLREQVCVYMCPYARFQSVMFDKDTLIVSYDPRRGETRGPRKKDADYKAQGLGDCIDCTMCVQVCPTGIDIRDGLQIECIGCAACIDACDSIMDKMNYPKGLISYTTEHNLSGQKTHMLRPRLIGYAVVLLVMMIGLATAFATRSLVGFDVSKDRVLYRENAQGRIENVYSLKVMNKDQRDHVYVLDAAGLPDLKLEGQREIRVAAGDIVSLPVQLSVAPEKLPSTTNEITFILKSADDSDAQVEAKSRFIGPQIR, from the coding sequence ATGAGCAAGCAAATTCCGGTACATGATGTCACCCCGCCTGCCAGCAAAGGGAAGGATTCCGTCGACCTCTACGCTTCCCGGGAAAAGATCTACACCCGCGCCTTCACCGGCCTGTTCCGTCGCCTGCGCATGGTCGGGGGTGCCGCACTGTTCCTGCTGTACTTCGGCACCGTGTGGCTGAACTGGGGTGGTCACCAGGCTGTGTGGTGGAACCTGCCCGAACGCAAGTTCTACATCTTCGGCGCTACCATCTGGCCGCAAGACTTCATCCTGCTCTCGGGCATTCTCATCGTCGCCGCCTTCGGCCTGTTCTTCATCACGGTGTTCGCCGGCCGGGTGTGGTGCGGCTATACCTGTCCGCAAAGCGTGTGGACCTGGATTTTCATGTGGTGCGAAAAGGTCACCGAGGGTGATCGCAACCAGCGCATGAAGCTCGACAAAGCCCCCATGAGCGGCAACAAGTTCCTGCGCAAATTCGCCAAGCACAGCCTGTGGCTGCTGATCGGCTTTGTCACCGGCATGACCTTCGTCGGCTACTTCTCGCCGATCCGTGAACTGGTGATTGAATTCTTCACCGGCCAGGCCGATGGCTGGGCGTACTTCTGGGTCGGCTTTTTCACCCTCGCCACTTACGGCAACGCCGGCTGGCTGCGCGAACAGGTGTGCGTGTACATGTGCCCCTATGCACGCTTCCAGAGCGTGATGTTCGACAAAGACACGCTGATCGTGTCCTACGACCCACGCCGTGGCGAAACCCGCGGGCCACGAAAAAAGGACGCTGACTACAAGGCCCAAGGCCTGGGCGACTGCATCGACTGCACCATGTGCGTGCAGGTCTGCCCTACCGGCATCGATATCCGTGACGGCCTGCAGATCGAGTGCATTGGCTGCGCCGCCTGTATCGATGCCTGCGACAGCATCATGGACAAGATGAACTACCCCAAAGGCCTGATCAGCTACACCACCGAACACAACCTGTCCGGACAGAAGACCCACATGCTGCGCCCGCGCCTGATCGGCTATGCCGTGGTACTGCTGGTGATGATGATCGGGCTGGCGACGGCCTTCGCCACCCGTTCGCTGGTCGGCTTCGACGTCAGCAAAGACCGTGTGCTGTACCGCGAAAACGCCCAGGGCCGGATCGAGAACGTGTACAGCCTGAAGGTGATGAACAAGGACCAGCGCGATCACGTCTACGTGCTGGACGCGGCCGGCCTGCCGGACCTCAAGCTCGAAGGCCAACGCGAAATCCGCGTGGCAGCCGGTGATATCGTCAGCCTTCCCGTGCAGCTGTCGGTTGCCCCCGAGAAACTGCCATCGACCACCAACGAAATCACCTTCATCCTCAAGAGCGCCGACGACAGTGACGCCCAGGTTGAAGCCAAGAGCCGTTTCATCGGCCCACAGATCCGCTAA